From one Timaviella obliquedivisa GSE-PSE-MK23-08B genomic stretch:
- a CDS encoding ArsJ-associated glyceraldehyde-3-phosphate dehydrogenase, whose protein sequence is MAVRVGINGFGRIGRLDLRAAWGWSEIEFVHINEVKGGAVTAAHLLKFDSVHGRWAPEVEAGDDRILIDGKSLTFSEHAQPGDVAWEDYGIDIVLECSGKFRTPEALEPYFKRGVKKVIVAAPVKQGALNIVMGVNDHLYQPSEHHLVTAASCTTNCLAPVVKVIHEGLGIKHGVITTIHDNTNTQTIVDAPHKDLRRARATSLSLIPTTTGSATAIGLIYPELNGKLNGLAVRVPLLNASLTDCVFEVARSTTVAEVNQLLKTAAEGALNGILGYEERPLVSIDYKDDPRSSIIDALSTMVVNETQVKILAWYDNEWGYSNRMVELAKKVAISLL, encoded by the coding sequence ATGGCTGTACGAGTCGGAATTAATGGATTTGGCAGAATTGGACGCTTGGATTTACGGGCAGCTTGGGGTTGGTCAGAAATCGAGTTTGTGCATATCAATGAAGTCAAAGGCGGGGCAGTCACAGCGGCTCATTTGCTTAAATTTGACTCGGTGCATGGACGTTGGGCACCTGAAGTAGAAGCAGGTGACGATCGAATTTTGATTGACGGAAAATCCCTGACCTTCAGCGAACACGCCCAACCCGGCGATGTAGCTTGGGAGGATTACGGAATTGATATTGTATTGGAATGTTCTGGAAAGTTTCGCACGCCCGAAGCGCTCGAACCCTACTTTAAGCGAGGCGTGAAAAAGGTAATTGTGGCGGCTCCCGTCAAGCAAGGAGCACTCAATATTGTAATGGGCGTCAATGATCATCTCTATCAGCCCAGCGAACACCATCTGGTCACAGCCGCATCTTGTACCACAAACTGTCTTGCCCCCGTTGTCAAAGTAATCCATGAAGGGCTGGGCATCAAACATGGTGTGATTACCACAATTCACGACAACACCAATACTCAAACGATCGTCGATGCACCCCATAAAGATCTGCGTCGGGCAAGAGCAACCAGTTTATCGTTGATTCCAACCACCACCGGATCAGCAACGGCGATCGGGCTAATTTATCCCGAACTGAATGGAAAGCTTAACGGGTTAGCTGTCCGAGTCCCCTTGCTCAATGCATCCCTGACAGATTGCGTCTTTGAAGTGGCGCGATCGACCACCGTTGCAGAAGTGAATCAACTGCTAAAAACAGCGGCTGAAGGAGCACTCAACGGTATTTTGGGCTATGAAGAACGCCCCTTAGTCTCGATCGATTACAAAGATGATCCGCGCTCCTCAATTATTGACGCGCTTTCCACCATGGTTGTCAATGAAACACAAGTCAAAATTTTGGCGTGGTACGACAACGAATGGGGCTACTCAAATCGCATGGTAGAACTCGCGAAAAAAGTTGCAATAAGTTTGCTATAG
- a CDS encoding PstS family phosphate ABC transporter substrate-binding protein produces MIASVSITTRTLFSLCVVAVFGLIGCSAPNSADSNQTQVATASPEISNPVVPTSGTIQIDGSSTVFPISDAIAKEYRESEGESAVPIDVKFSGTTAGFRKFCAGETDISNASRPILKEEMAACSQKGVRYIELPVAFDALTIAVNSQNTWAQDITVAELQKVWEPAAQGKITNWKQIRASYPDRPLKLYGAGQDSGTFDYFNEVVNGDADASRTDYTASEDDSELVAGVSKDPNALGYFGFSYFEDTQDQLKALAVDYGKGQGAVAPSRAAVEKATYRPFARPLFIYINTAAVQQKPELQEFVLFYVRNAKRVSEVAQFIPLPDAGYRLSELHFYRGKVGTVFEGIPQPDVTIEELLRKQATF; encoded by the coding sequence ATGATTGCTAGTGTATCGATTACAACCAGAACACTTTTTAGTTTATGTGTTGTGGCAGTCTTTGGATTAATTGGCTGTAGCGCTCCAAACTCAGCAGATTCCAATCAGACGCAAGTGGCAACAGCTTCACCAGAAATCTCCAATCCTGTCGTCCCGACATCAGGTACTATTCAAATTGATGGATCGAGCACAGTCTTTCCAATTAGTGACGCGATCGCCAAAGAATACAGAGAATCTGAAGGAGAAAGCGCGGTTCCCATTGATGTTAAGTTCTCTGGGACGACTGCCGGCTTTAGAAAGTTTTGCGCTGGAGAAACTGACATCAGCAATGCCTCTCGCCCAATTTTGAAAGAGGAAATGGCAGCTTGTAGCCAAAAGGGTGTGCGCTACATTGAACTGCCTGTAGCGTTTGATGCCTTAACAATCGCCGTTAACTCCCAAAATACTTGGGCACAAGACATCACGGTGGCAGAGTTGCAAAAGGTTTGGGAACCCGCGGCGCAAGGAAAAATTACGAATTGGAAACAAATTCGAGCCTCATATCCCGATCGCCCCTTGAAGCTCTATGGGGCAGGACAGGATTCGGGAACGTTTGATTACTTCAACGAAGTCGTCAATGGAGACGCTGACGCAAGCCGCACCGATTACACCGCCAGCGAAGATGATAGCGAACTTGTTGCAGGCGTAAGCAAAGATCCGAACGCGCTCGGCTATTTTGGGTTTTCTTATTTTGAGGACACGCAGGATCAGCTAAAAGCCTTAGCCGTGGATTATGGCAAAGGTCAAGGCGCGGTGGCTCCGTCGCGGGCAGCGGTTGAAAAGGCAACGTATCGTCCCTTTGCCCGCCCCTTGTTCATTTACATCAACACGGCAGCAGTCCAGCAGAAACCTGAACTTCAGGAATTTGTTCTCTTTTATGTTCGGAATGCGAAACGGGTTTCGGAAGTGGCGCAGTTCATCCCCCTTCCCGACGCAGGCTATCGTCTTAGTGAACTGCACTTTTACCGGGGTAAAGTTGGAACAGTGTTTGAAGGGATTCCCCAACCCGATGTGACTATTGAGGAATTGTTGCGCAAACAGGCAACTTTTTAA
- a CDS encoding metalloregulator ArsR/SmtB family transcription factor, which translates to MQTVPSLPSTLVSSSFHALSDPLRVQVLDLLREQELCVCDLCEILKVTQSKLSFHLKVLKEAKLLQARQEGRWIYYSLHLPQFVVLEQYLAEFRRFSPMLPSRTCRD; encoded by the coding sequence ATGCAAACAGTACCTTCTCTCCCATCAACTTTAGTTTCTTCTAGCTTTCATGCACTCTCAGATCCGCTTCGCGTTCAGGTTCTCGATCTGCTGCGAGAGCAAGAACTCTGTGTCTGCGATCTATGCGAAATTCTTAAAGTGACGCAATCGAAGCTATCGTTTCATCTTAAAGTCTTAAAAGAAGCCAAATTATTGCAAGCCCGACAAGAAGGACGCTGGATTTACTACAGCTTGCATCTACCCCAATTTGTTGTCCTAGAGCAGTATTTAGCAGAGTTTCGCCGCTTCAGCCCGATGCTTCCCAGTCGTACTTGTCGTGATTAG
- the carA gene encoding glutamine-hydrolyzing carbamoyl-phosphate synthase small subunit: MLFSGAQAALLVLADGTVYRGWSFGAMGTTIGEVVFNTGMTGYQEVMTDPSYCGQIVAFTYPELGNTGVNLEDEESSRPHVRGLIARNVCDRPSNWRSTQSLSDYLKQHRIPGIFGIDTRALTRRIRSTGAMNGGISTEVLDPAELLMRVQEAPSMAGLNLVKDVTTEKMYEWVEPSAEAWEFGGGGGVREPLTVVALDFGVKRNILRRLASYGCRVVVVPADTSAEEILKHQPDGIFLSNGPGDPAAVTEGIATAKNLLGSEKPIFGICMGHQILGLSLGAETFKLKFGHRGLNQPAGLNQHVEITSQNHGFAIEAGSVEGAEVEITHLNLNDQTVAGLKHKSLPLFSVQYHPEASPGPHDADYLFEKFVDTMRAGQK; the protein is encoded by the coding sequence ATGCTGTTTTCTGGTGCTCAAGCGGCTTTGTTGGTGCTGGCTGATGGGACGGTTTACCGGGGCTGGTCGTTTGGGGCAATGGGCACCACGATTGGGGAGGTGGTGTTTAATACGGGGATGACGGGTTATCAAGAGGTGATGACTGATCCTAGCTATTGTGGGCAGATTGTGGCGTTTACTTACCCGGAGTTGGGCAATACGGGAGTAAATTTGGAGGATGAGGAGTCGAGCCGTCCCCATGTCAGGGGTTTGATTGCGCGGAATGTGTGCGATCGCCCTAGTAATTGGCGATCGACTCAATCACTGTCAGATTATTTGAAGCAGCACCGAATTCCTGGGATTTTTGGGATTGATACCCGGGCTTTGACGCGACGAATTCGATCGACTGGGGCAATGAATGGGGGAATTTCAACGGAGGTGCTTGATCCGGCTGAACTGCTGATGCGGGTGCAGGAAGCGCCGAGTATGGCGGGGTTGAATTTGGTCAAGGATGTGACGACCGAGAAAATGTATGAATGGGTGGAGCCTAGTGCAGAAGCTTGGGAGTTTGGTGGCGGTGGCGGTGTGCGTGAGCCTTTGACGGTGGTGGCTTTGGATTTTGGGGTGAAGCGCAATATTTTACGACGCTTGGCTAGCTATGGATGTCGAGTGGTGGTGGTGCCTGCTGATACGTCGGCTGAGGAAATTTTGAAGCATCAGCCGGATGGAATTTTCTTGTCGAATGGCCCTGGCGATCCGGCGGCAGTGACGGAGGGAATTGCAACGGCTAAGAATTTGTTGGGGAGCGAAAAGCCGATTTTTGGGATTTGTATGGGGCATCAGATTTTGGGGTTGTCGCTGGGGGCGGAAACGTTCAAGCTGAAGTTTGGACACCGGGGGTTGAATCAGCCAGCGGGGTTGAATCAGCATGTCGAGATTACGAGCCAGAATCATGGATTTGCGATCGAGGCAGGTTCGGTTGAAGGGGCTGAGGTGGAGATAACTCACCTGAATTTAAATGATCAAACTGTGGCAGGGTTAAAGCACAAGTCGTTGCCGTTGTTTTCGGTGCAGTATCATCCGGAGGCGAGTCCGGGTCCGCATGATGCGGATTATTTGTTTGAGAAGTTTGTGGATACGATGCGGGCAGGACAGAAGTAG
- a CDS encoding NAD-dependent epimerase/dehydratase family protein codes for MRILIMGGTRFIGVYLTQILLDQGHEVVLFNRGNKPVPAGVTQIQGDRTQPAHLEKLSAETFDTIFDNNGRELSDTQPLVEIFKDRIQHFVYVSSAGVYLKSDQMPHIEGDRTDPKSRHKGKAETETYLAAQKIPFTSIRPVYIYGPQNYNDLEAWFFDRIARDRPIPIPGNGMHTTQFGHVQDLAAAMAAVLGNPKAVGQTYNISGDRYITFDGIARACAAAAGKSPEDLKLVHYDPKQYDFGKRKAFPMRVQHFYTDIHKAKTELDWQPHFDLISGLKDSYQKDYLPSDRSTAEIDFSTDEEILKN; via the coding sequence ATGCGAATCTTAATCATGGGTGGAACCCGCTTCATTGGCGTTTATCTCACCCAAATTTTGCTAGACCAGGGGCACGAAGTCGTTCTCTTCAACCGCGGCAACAAGCCTGTCCCCGCAGGCGTAACCCAAATCCAGGGCGATCGCACCCAACCTGCCCACCTCGAAAAACTCTCCGCCGAAACCTTCGACACTATCTTCGACAACAACGGACGCGAACTCAGCGACACGCAGCCGTTAGTCGAAATCTTCAAAGACCGCATCCAACACTTCGTCTACGTTAGTTCTGCCGGAGTTTACCTTAAATCCGACCAGATGCCCCACATTGAAGGCGATCGCACCGATCCTAAAAGCCGTCACAAAGGCAAAGCCGAGACAGAAACCTACCTCGCCGCCCAAAAAATTCCTTTCACATCCATTCGCCCCGTCTACATCTATGGCCCCCAAAACTATAACGACTTGGAAGCCTGGTTCTTCGATCGCATTGCGCGCGATCGCCCCATCCCCATCCCTGGCAACGGAATGCATACCACCCAGTTCGGTCACGTCCAAGACCTAGCCGCAGCCATGGCAGCCGTCCTGGGTAACCCCAAAGCTGTGGGGCAAACCTACAATATTTCGGGCGATCGCTACATCACTTTCGATGGCATTGCTCGTGCTTGTGCCGCCGCTGCTGGCAAATCTCCCGAAGACCTAAAGCTTGTTCACTACGATCCCAAACAATATGACTTCGGTAAACGCAAAGCCTTCCCGATGCGAGTCCAACACTTCTACACCGACATCCACAAAGCCAAAACCGAACTCGACTGGCAGCCCCACTTTGACCTGATTTCAGGACTCAAAGACTCCTACCAAAAAGACTACCTGCCTTCCGATCGAAGCACAGCCGAGATAGACTTTTCAACCGACGAAGAAATTCTAAAAAACTAG